The nucleotide window AGTGAACATACTCAGTCTCTCTCACCCACTGTTGCTAGCATAGTTCGCCGCCTCATAGACAAGAcagaggtagaggaaagatataagagtgaaagagagtaagtgtgtgtgtgtcagtgtgagagtgtgtgagagtatgTGCATCTGCTGTGAAGTCTAGAGAacagttctgacattcaaataaatccTGTTAAagtttctgatttgtattgttctttattttttattaactatttattgttctggcagctcaagTGGCAGTTTAATTTTTTGAAAAGTCTATAtgtttggcagatgtaaagcatgcatgtgtgtgtttgtgtgctttgtgttagtccatttttattttattttattattattataacagctcaaggagcaacatgtttgtgcactttctaaagatttgagttctgtttttaaataaagggattgaatataaatgcttttttttatctgattctacaattaatttaaaaaatctatcgATTAATcggttattaaaataattgttagttgAGTCCCtacttttattgtttaaattacatgtatttatatgaataaatagtATGCCTTAGGTTCAACAAAACAAGAATTTCTGAATAAAGAGATCATTTCAGCTGTTCAAGCGTGGAATACCGTTGGGCTCCTGGCGGCAGATCAgcattctctctctcagaaGAACCAGAACTCCACTGGACCTTCCCATCCTCACTGATCAGCAGCTGTCTGGGCTCAGAGTACGGAATTGGCTTGTGTTGGTGGTCCAGAATGCATTCAAAGTCTCAAGAAACAGTTCAAATGTAAGTCAAGagattttaattcaatatttaaagaaaaatttgtACAGGAATGGTTACTAACATCTAACGAAAATGCCCCGCTTACCAAGTCCATAAAAATAAGGGGTGAGCACAGCAACTTTGGCACAGTTTATTCCACCCAGAACCTCACCCAGCATCTTGTGGATCTGTTGTTGGATTGGTGTGATTGTACCATTACCTGAGGACAGAGAATAAGGACTTGTTTATACTTGTTTATATCGGCTGTATACCTGTATCTGCCAATATCATCAGCCAATCAGCcaacacacaaaccaacaaaatatCGGTCACATTGTTATTTTAATCAGTATTATTAAAAGTCCTATTCGGGAAGTTTGTGATGTTGGGCGCCAGTAGGTCATGTTATGATCATCTCTCACCCCATCTGTGATGTTGCCTGCAGTAGCGTTCATGAAACCAGGGCACCTGGAACTCGGGGCACTCCAGGCACACCGCACGGTTCAGCTCCATCAGTCGCAGACGGATTCGTATGTTTAGCGCATCGGGCAGGGCtgccaaataaataataaaaaaactaactGCATGGTCGGGAGCTGGTGAATCAACTATCAACTTGGTGAATTTATGACTTTCGGTGTGCTACAAACACACTTTCCAACTGGGAATCCAACTTGGCAAGGAAGTCCACCTTAAAAATCTCTCTAATGATCTCTTCAGGAAAGCAGTTGGCCACTGCCAAGGCGTATCCCAGCAGAACAAGTAGGTGAGGGTCAAACGAGTCTGCCAAAGAAACAGATTCATTTTTACCCAGGGTGAGCTAAACgaataaagatttaaaaaggGCTCCTAACCACTCACTTATGAATGGCGTAAAGCGCTGAATGCAAACGTCGAAAAAATCCTCAACCAGGGGCGGGTCATAGTTCATCACGGCAAAAGGCAGCATGGTGGCATAGGTTGCGGAGTAGTGGATCTGTAagatgaaagagaaagtgaatgatatgtgattgtgaagcacagcaagcatatcacacagtgacacaacataatgagtcctctgcatttaaccatcacccatagagagcagtgggcagccatgacaggcgcccacttTCACCCTTGAGCTTGCAAATTACGTCCAAGTCACAGTTTTCCTAGACTTACTGAAAGATAAAATTCTAAAATGGGAATAATGAGTAattattctgaatactttgtcatttttatgaCCTTGTCTATGTTGTCCACTGTCACTGCAGCTATCTGGTCCAGTATGGACGTGGACAGGTAGTTTGTCCTGGTCAGGAAAAGGGCCATTTCAGGCACGCTGGTCCAGGTGATCTGCCCCTCCAGCCTCTGGCAGGAGAGGACGGACTCCTCCAGGAGCACCTCCTCAAACCACTCCCCAGACAGATACTTCAGCTCCTCCAGGAGCAGCTCCAGCCGGTCTGTCTTACGCAGCCGCTCATGGCCGCACTGGCTCAGCTTCTGCAGGAGACGCACGTAATGGCTGGGGGTGTTGTGGTGGTAGGACGGGTCGTGGCGCAGCCACTTGGCAACAGCCTGGGCCAAGGTGTTGAGGTCGTTGAGGGGGCACTGGGGCAGGACGGCGTCAATGCGGGAGAGGACGGCCTCGTCCAGGCGATGGGAGGGCAGCATAGACAGGACTCTCGTGAGCATGGTCACCTCGTATGGAAAAACGCTGGTCTGCAGGTACCTGTGGAGTAAAAGCTgtcagtataataaaaaaactaaagggTGCTTGAGATCctgaagtatttaaaaaataactttaaaatttcctttaaaaaaaaatatattagagataatttaatattatctctaatattttaacattatcTCTACATCTTTTTAACCTGCTCATTGttcttattttatatatttgtaatgttCTGTGCTCTTTGTAAAGCACACTGAATGACCACCATCCATGTTTTTggataaatacaaatacaaaccaACACTCACCGCAGAAGAATGTTCCGGAGCCGGGCGTAGAGCTCCGGGCTCTGGTAGCGCAGCTGAATCAGCGCCTGTGTGGCCCGGGCCACCTCCACAGGTCTGTACGTGTCCAGGTTCCTGTACACTATTGATGCGATCCTAAGAAGGAAGTgagaatatacatatacacatcaattaaaaaaaaaacatcaaatatcaattCAAATGTTATTACTTAGTGTCCCGCTGTGACGTACCTGTTGATCAGCGGCAGGTTCCTGCACTGGATCTCCTCCAGGGTCTCAGCAACAGCCAGCGCCTGCTGGCCGTTCAGCTCATCAGCCAGCAGCAGGGCGGTGCTCTCcagcctataaaaaaaaatagagctCAGAACCActgggaaagtgaagtgattgtcattgtgaaacagtgcagcacagcacacagtgacacactgaaatgtgtcctctgtacttcaccatcaccctgagtgagcagtgggcaccatgacaggcgcccggggagcagtgtgtggggacggtgctttgctcagtggcacctcagtggcggaccgggattcgtaccggcaaccttgtgattacggggccgcttccttaaccgctaggccaccactgacgtGGCCACTGGCGTCCCACATTAGCAGTGAGGATCAATAAAGGATCAAAACAATCTGAACAGTGCTGGAATGCAGGTTTTTCTATTAAATGCAATTTGAATGAACAGACATTCATAAGAATGGCATTATTTCCTCAGGATACTGAACCAGGACATGCCTTCACACCttgaccatctgaatgttcacaGTTGTTCACTGTTCATCTCTACACTGTAATCTTGATTAGATTTTTACATTCTTATACATACTGTGTCCTTAGCCACTACCCAGCCTGTGTATGTGCACTATgttctccttttattctgtattaTCTATTTTAAACTATGGACAGCCAAAAACTGCTATAACAAAAATCAtaaatcttaaataaaatataatacaaagtacaagacagataatattaaataaaatatatgtgtatgCTCAACACTGGATTGTTACCCCTCTCTCGTCTCTCGTCCCGCCATTGGCCCGAGAGCAGCGAAGAGCTTGGTGAAGGACACGGGATCCGTGCTGGAGTCCGCCAGCTCGGTCAGCCTCTGCCTGGCCGCCAGGCGGAAGTCGCAGTTGTTGAACTGGAGCGACTGGTAGAGACCCATGATGATGCTGATGTTCTCCGCGCTCAGCTGCGGGACGCTGAGCAGCAGGATCTGGTTGCACTTCTCCAGCAGGGGCCGGTGGCCGTGCTTGATGTTGCGCAGGAACTGCACCACCCTCCGGGGGCTGTTGTACTGGGACGTGTCCAAGGAGTCCAGGAGGGCCTCCGCCTTCTCGACGAGCGCGTCCCGCAAGCGGGCGGACACCAGGGACGACACGCTGATCATCAGGGTGGTGAGGACCCTGACAGCACAGATCAAGAGCGTTTACGACAGAGCGGTTCTATCCAGAGGTGTGCACCTTCACTGCTCTCAGGATTCAATCTGATTCCTTTTCAAAATTACTTCACATTGTTTTCAAACGTCACAtggacatttacatcatttaccagacacccttatccagagcgacttactatcaagtagttacagggacagtccccccctggagacactcagggttaagtgtcctgctcagggacataatggtagtaagtggggtttgaacctgggtcttctggttacccactaggctactaccacatggacgtctgaaccaacCGTCAGGTGAGCGTGGACCAAACCAGCGATCGGACAGCATCACGTTTGGATGGCGTCCATTTCTGCTGAAAACCCGACGAGTGTAAAACAGTCGAGCGAAACGGCTATAGAACACAGCGACAAAGTAAAAAGATGTATGGTGTtcagtaggggtgttgaaattaatcaatGCTCAGTGATTTTCTGTTGGTGAATctggttaaaaagtagtgcaggTACAGAATACAGTGCCGTTCCGTGTCGGAGTTTTACGCTGCGTGGCGTGGCGACCATGATGTATTTTTGCAggcgaccaatagaatccaagcggggGTGTCTTCTTTCCGCCACTTCGAAACAGACacacgaagcgggaatggaggaaaagctgatctttctctgagtgttcagagatctacaacacaacaatatcatcTTAAAGACGCATATTTTTCGTGCGGTGAGCATTcagttgatttaaaaaaataataattctgtaatGAATACTATTTGGAACTAAGGTGTCAGAATAATTTGGACATcacacgtaccaaatattactgcttttatgtataataatacaaggacctcggttgctctgcttggtggagatgtcgatctgcatcaggaccggggcagacgattaactccgcccacaacatagtgccgtgtgcatttaaaggagaactagcggtatatacaactgttacaaggtgagtgcggacttaacaagtttttctgctctggagcaaatcagagcgtccacacaggcgtacgagaccttaacatcatgtgaccatgtagaaaatgtctgggatgcatcgcgatgcatcgatatcgaggcactgctaatcgtaatcgaatcgaatcgtgagaccagtgaaggttcacacctctagcgGTCAGAGGATGTTCACCTCGAAGCCGAACTCCtacggcgctgtactcagatcaggccgccacagtcacaaccggcactacttttttaactcgaaaaccaccaagcaacgtcattatgatataatccaTTACGTTCTGCCTCCATGCAGAATCGCCCACGTCCGCATCGCGAGGCATCGATTACGAGAATCACCCTTATTTCTACCACACAAGGTTATTACAGCATATTCCCCTTAAACTCCAAACAACGTGAACTTCTGGACCAACCTCACATCTTCTATGGAGACGAGCTCCTGGCTGAGTCGCTCTGTGATCTGACCCATgagcgtgctgtgctgcaggtacTGATCGCTCAGGCATATGGAGAACTTTGAGAGCGTGGACATCTGAAATCTGTAAGCACATCACAAGGAGAACGTGAGCATAAAAGCCAGCACAACATAACATTTAACAGCAGGAAAGGAGAGTTTCCACCTGTCCATTCTGTTCCAAGCTTCTGTGACCAGCTGCTGGACAAGGGAATCATGAGGTTCCACATTAAGCCTAAAGAGATGATAATAAATCACGGGATTTATAAATGTCACTTTTGGTCAGAATTACATTTTAGGAAGTTAGAAGTCACTTTAATATCCCAAATATAAGCAGTGAGAGATGAGGGGTTAAAGGAGCAGATGAAGCTCTTCTCTCATACCTGAGGACACTGTAGAGCATGTCCACCACCATCACATCATCCATGAGGCTGATCTTATTCTCAGCCAGCACCCGCAAGGTCAGGAACTCAGGGTGGGTGCGGATGAAGTCTATAGTCCTCAGCATCTGCGGCTTCTCCTTCTGGAACTGCCACAGCAGGCCAACGGCACAGCTGACGTGGCCAACCGAGAGCTTGGCCTTGTTCCTGCTCACCACATCCAGGACCTGGTCTTCACCAGAGCAaccctgcagctgctccaggaCCTTGTCCCGCGTCGCCGAGGTCCAGAAGAAGAATCTGCGGGAGCAGCATCTCAGGGCTTCGAGGCGGAGCATGTCGGCAGTCCGCAGGTTTCAGGGGCGCTTGGCGCTCATATTCTGTATGAGATGCTGCCAGGTCTAACTGAAGGACCTCCACCAACTCCGGGCAGCTCTGAAACGAATCAGTCTGAAATCGAACAAGAGAAATGATGACAGAttccctattatgatttttttttgttatttttatatcagtcttgttggtcccctaatcctgtatctgaagtctctttctgaaattcagtcttggtgcagaattacagccactttgatccagtcccacaatgagttttcccaggatgcgccgtttcggtgtctgcagctttaaatgctaatgaagaagagggaggcgggacgaggaggagagcggcctatagaagttgagcggacATTCATGGAATTACATTtccaacaccattcaccaaccacaatgtttggcacagacaggaaaaaaaattaacttaaccCCAATAAAGACATAAGGACAGgccggggaactcgtattaatgttaaatcatctcacaaagtcacattttcatgtcagaggACCTTTAATACATGGATCAAGAATTTATTACGTTTATGAAATACGTGCATACGGCCATTATATTAGACACCCCAACGGTGCCTATAGAGTTTGTTATATCATTGATGTGCTCAAGAAGGTTCCAATTTAAACCAGTGTGTGGTCAGCAGTGGTGCTTTCATCACAAACGGACTTTTGATGAATGGGGAAATGTTCAGccacatgcatttacatttcaccAGGACCTACAGTCTAGAATTGGTCTGCTCtaactgtgcatgtgacatCAAATCTTAAAGGATTCACACAGTATGGATTATCAATAAAGTGGCCTTATGTCGCAACAAGTCCACATACCTCACAGGGCTTATGTGGGGGCTTCACACGGGCAGGATTATTCGATGCGTACGAGGGTCTTGACTTTCAAAGCCCGGGGTGGCGCCCGTCGCCGGAGCtcgttttttaaaaacatgtgcGTTTGACCTTTACGGCGTCATTACTTGCCATGTGGGCAAACAGCATGTGACCCACGTTTCTctcatttttaacaatttagCCGGTTAGCGTGCACCGGACGTGACTTCCTGTAGCGGTTCCGTGATTAGGGAGCGTCGCAAAATCTCCTTCTCCGAGCAACAGAAACCAGCATT belongs to Denticeps clupeoides chromosome 9, fDenClu1.1, whole genome shotgun sequence and includes:
- the LOC114797126 gene encoding FAST kinase domain-containing protein 1, mitochondrial-like encodes the protein MLRLEALRCCSRRFFFWTSATRDKVLEQLQGCSGEDQVLDVVSRNKAKLSVGHVSCAVGLLWQFQKEKPQMLRTIDFIRTHPEFLTLRVLAENKISLMDDVMVVDMLYSVLRLNVEPHDSLVQQLVTEAWNRMDRFQMSTLSKFSICLSDQYLQHSTLMGQITERLSQELVSIEDVRVLTTLMISVSSLVSARLRDALVEKAEALLDSLDTSQYNSPRRVVQFLRNIKHGHRPLLEKCNQILLLSVPQLSAENISIIMGLYQSLQFNNCDFRLAARQRLTELADSSTDPVSFTKLFAALGPMAGRETREGLESTALLLADELNGQQALAVAETLEEIQCRNLPLINRIASIVYRNLDTYRPVEVARATQALIQLRYQSPELYARLRNILLRYLQTSVFPYEVTMLTRVLSMLPSHRLDEAVLSRIDAVLPQCPLNDLNTLAQAVAKWLRHDPSYHHNTPSHYVRLLQKLSQCGHERLRKTDRLELLLEELKYLSGEWFEEVLLEESVLSCQRLEGQITWTSVPEMALFLTRTNYLSTSILDQIAAVTVDNIDKIHYSATYATMLPFAVMNYDPPLVEDFFDVCIQRFTPFINSFDPHLLVLLGYALAVANCFPEEIIREIFKVDFLAKLDSQLETLPDALNIRIRLRLMELNRAVCLECPEFQVPWFHERYCRQHHRWGNGTITPIQQQIHKMLGEVLGGINCAKVAVLTPYFYGLDFECILDHQHKPIPYSEPRQLLISEDGKVQWSSGSSERENADLPPGAQRVALEFLDSKSFCKNSHHFKGEVMMKKRHLEILGYHVVQIPHFEWNSMELATPDAWKQYLRKKIFKDLPQPILNRS